One genomic segment of Anticarsia gemmatalis isolate Benzon Research Colony breed Stoneville strain chromosome Z, ilAntGemm2 primary, whole genome shotgun sequence includes these proteins:
- the msk gene encoding importin-7 msk isoform X2 — MDTRKLTEILRGTIDPNQRQQAEEQLSQIHKIIGFAPSLLQVVMQNDVTIPVRQAGAVYLKNLITSGWQEKEVEEGEPIPFSIHEQDRAMIRDIIVDAVVQAPDLIRVQLCVCLKTIIKHDFPTRWTQVVDKVHIYLQNPEPNSWMGALLCLYQLIKNYEYHISEKRVPLIEAMNLLLPMMYNLIVNLQADPSVESVLIQKQILKCFYGLIKYILPLDLITNEVFTKWMEVLRSVMEQPVPESTLLVDEEDRMELPWWKCKKWAVHTLYRLFERYGSPVNAREEYVQFAEWYLTTFTGGILEVLLRILDQYRNKVYISPRVLQQTISYIEQCVTHAHSWKLLKPHILAIIQDVLFPLMSYSEADEELWETDPHEYIRIKFDIFEDFVSPVTAAQTLLISCCKKRKDMLGRTMHLCMQVLTSQNGEYGPRQRDGALHMVGTLNDILIKKKFYKEEIDSLLSQYVFPEFRSPLGYMRARACWVLHSFAGVRFKNEQLLVEAVRLTVTALLTDTQLPVKVEAAIAIQMLLASQDKVHKYLEPEAKAVVTELLKVIRETENDNIANVLQKIVPLYVEQLMPMAFEIMDHLATTFSKVIETDSGTDEKAITAMGLLNTMETVLNAMEDSPEIVSQLEKTVLRVVGHILHHNIIEYYEEAMTLLCNLTAKTISEDMWKVLELLYQVFEKEGFDYFTDMMPVLHNYITVDTNAFLSNENHILAMFNMAKAVLNMDAEDESEIYAAKLLEVMVLQCSGKIDNCLPSFVELVLNRLTRKVKTSELRTMLLQVLIAILYSNPHLLFSILDKLQESVPNASITQHFIKQWIHDTDCFMGLHDRKLCVLGICTLLEMGPQRPNLDEILPKLLPSCLVLFDGLKRAYELRAEADEETSSEEDVEEEDEEVLSSDEDDLEEMNNEYLENLARMAVKNSAQQGVNLTAKIEDYDESDDVSQLDDDDFEAEETSIECYTTPLDEKDCPIDEYIKFKSTLHAISSSEPALYHALTSGLTETQQKQLNNVFVLADQRKAQQDSKRIEQSGGYMFTVPAQVPTKFKFGS; from the exons ATGGACACTAGGAAGCTGACTGAAATTTTGCGTGGAACCATCGATCCAAATCAGAGGCAGCAGGCAGAAGAACAGCTGTCGCAG ATTCACAAAATCATAGGATTTGCACCATCTCTACTGCAGGTGGTTATGCAAAATGATGTAACCATACCAGTAAGACAGGCTGGTGCTGTTTACCTCAAGAACCTCATTACATCAGGATGGCAAGAGAAGGAAGTAGAAGAGGGCGAGCCCATTCCTTTCAGTATTCACGAACAAGACCGTGCTATGATCAGAGATATCATAGTAGATGCAGTTGTACAGGCACCTGATTTGATAAGAGTGCAGCTGTGTGTTTGCCTCAAGACCATCATCAAACATGATTTCCCAACACGCTGGACACAAGTTGTGGACAAAGTTCACATATACCTGCAAAACCCAGAACCCAACAGTTGGATGGGAGCTCTTCTGTGCCTCTACCAGCTAATCAAGAACTATGAATACCACATTTCTGAGAAGAGAGTGCCATTAATAGAAGCAATGAACTTGTTGCTTCCCATGATGTACAATCTAATTGTGAATCTCCAAGCTGACCCCTCAGTAGAATCTGTACTTATCCAGAAGCAAATATTGAAGTGTTTCTATGGCCTAATAAAG TACATTCTGCCTCTAGACCTCATCACAAATGAGGTATTTACTAAATGGATGGAGGTATTGCGGTCTGTGATGGAACAACCAGTGCCAGAGAGCACCTTGCTTGTTGATGAAGAAGATCGGATGGAGCTCCCATGGTGGAAGTGCAAGAAGTGGGCAGTCCATACCCTCTACAGACTATTTGAAAG ATATGGTAGTCCAGTAAATGCTCGTGAAGAGTATGTGCAGTTTGCTGAGTGGTATCTCACTACATTCACTGGTGGCATCTTGGAGGTGTTGCTGCGCATTCTGGACCAGTACCGCAACAAGGTTTACATCTCTCCAAGAGTACTCCAGCAAACTATCAGCTATATTGAACAATG CGTGACCCACGCCCACTCGTGGAAGCTGCTGAAGCCGCACATACTCGCTATCATCCAAGATGTGCTTTTCCCTCTCATGTCGTACTCTGAGGCTGACGAAGAATTGTGGGAGACAGACCCACATGAATACATACGAATCAAATTCG ACATATTCGAAGACTTTGTGTCGCCAGTCACAGCTGCGCAGACTTTACTTATATCTTGCTGTAAGAAGCGTAAAGACATGTTAGGCCGTACCATGCATTTGTGCATGCAAGTGCTGACCAGCCAGAATGGCGAGTATGGGCCAAGGCAGCGCGACGGCGCCCTCCACATGGTCGGCACACTGAACGACATACTCATCAAGAAGAAGTTCTACAAAGAGGAAATTGACTCCCTTTTGAGTCAGTATGTTTTCCCCGAGTTCCGCAGTCCGCTCGGCTATATGAGGGCTAGAGCCTGTTGGGTGCTTCATAGCTTCGCAGGCGTGCGCTTCAAGAACGAACAGCTCTTAGTGGAAGCTGTGCGCCTGACGGTGACGGCTCTTCTCACCGATACTCAGCTCCCCGTTAAAGTGGAGGCAGCTATTGCCATACAGATGCTTTTAGCGTCGCAAGATAAAGTGCACAAATATTTAGAGCCTGAGGCTAAAGCTGTCGTTACGGAATTACTCAAAGTAATTCGTGAGACTGAAAATGATAATATTGCAAATGTTTTGCAAAAGATTGTACCTTTGTACGTAGAGCAATTGATGCCTATGGCCTTTGAAATTATGGACCATTTGGCAACTACATTCAGCAAAGTCATTGAGACTGACTCTGGAACTGACGAAAAGGCTATCACAGCGATGGGCCTACTCAACACAATGGAAACAGTGTTGAACGCGATGGAAGACAGCCCTGAGATTGTTTCGCAGCTTGAGAAGACTGTGCTGCGTGTCGTTGGCCATATTCTGCACCATAATATTATCG aatattATGAGGAGGCGATGACGCTGTTATGTAACTTGACAGCTAAGACAATCTCTGAAGACATGTGGAAGGTGCTGGAGCTCCTTTACCAGGTGTTTGAGAAGGAAGGCTTTGATTACTTCACTGATATGATGCCTGTACTCCACAACTACATTACTGTGGACACAAATGCTTTCCTGTCCAACGAGAATCATATTCTTGCTATGTTCAACATGGCTAAAGCa GTCTTAAACATGGATGCCGAGGACGAATCGGAGATTTACGCGGCCAAATTACTCGAAGTGATGGTACTTCAATGCTCTGGAAAGATTGATAACTGCCTGCCATCCTTCGTGGAGCTGGTCCTTAACAGGCTCACCAGGAAAGTGAAGACCTCTGAGCTCAGGACCATGCTGCTGCAG GTCCTTATTGCAATCCTGTACAGCAACCCACACCTCCTGTTCTCGATATTAGATAAATTGCAGGAATCTGTGCCAAATGCTTCAATCACACAGCATTTCATCAAGCAATGGATACACGACACCGATTGCTTCATGGg TCTTCACGACAGGAAGCTTTGCGTGCTTGGCATATGTACGCTCCTTGAGATGGGGCCGCAGCGCCCGAACCTTGACGAGATACTGCCCAAGCTCCTCCCATCTTGCTTGGTACTGTTTGACGGGCTAAAACGCGCCTACGAGCTCAGGGCTGAAGCTGACGAGGAGACCTCCTCTGAAGAAGATGTTGAGGAAGAAGACGAAG aaGTCCTGTCAAGCGACGAAGATGACCTTGAGGAAATGAACAATGAGTACCTAGAGAATCTAGCGCGGATGGCTGTGAAAAATAGCGCGCAACAAGGTGTTAACCTGACAGCGAAGATCGAAGACTATGACGAGAGCGATGATGTGAGTCAACTT GATGATGACGACTTTGAGGCAGAAGAAACAAGCATTGAATGCTACACAACACCTCTGGATGAGAAGGATTGCCCTATAGATGAGTACATCAAATTCAAGAGCACTCTGCATG cTATATCGAGCTCTGAGCCCGCACTATATCACGCCCTGACAAGCGGGCTGACCGAGACACAGCAAAAGCAGCTCAACAACGTGTTTGTGCTCGCCGACCAGCGCAAGGCGCAGCAGGACAGCAAACGCATTGAACAAAGTGGAG GCTACATGTTTACGGTGCCAGCTCAAGTCCCGACCAAATTCAAATTCGGATCATAA
- the msk gene encoding importin-7 msk isoform X3 codes for MDTRKLTEILRGTIDPNQRQQAEEQLSQIHKIIGFAPSLLQVVMQNDVTIPVRQAGAVYLKNLITSGWQEKEVEEGEPIPFSIHEQDRAMIRDIIVDAVVQAPDLIRVQLCVCLKTIIKHDFPTRWTQVVDKVHIYLQNPEPNSWMGALLCLYQLIKNYEYHISEKRVPLIEAMNLLLPMMYNLIVNLQADPSVESVLIQKQILKCFYGLIKYILPLDLITNEVFTKWMEVLRSVMEQPVPESTLLVDEEDRMELPWWKCKKWAVHTLYRLFERYGSPVNAREEYVQFAEWYLTTFTGGILEVLLRILDQYRNKVYISPRVLQQTISYIEQCVTHAHSWKLLKPHILAIIQDVLFPLMSYSEADEELWETDPHEYIRIKFDIFEDFVSPVTAAQTLLISCCKKRKDMLGRTMHLCMQVLTSQNGEYGPRQRDGALHMVGTLNDILIKKKFYKEEIDSLLSQYVFPEFRSPLGYMRARACWVLHSFAGVRFKNEQLLVEAVRLTVTALLTDTQLPVKVEAAIAIQMLLASQDKVHKYLEPEAKAVVTELLKVIRETENDNIANVLQKIVPLYVEQLMPMAFEIMDHLATTFSKVIETDSGTDEKAITAMGLLNTMETVLNAMEDSPEIVSQLEKTVLRVVGHILHHNIIEYYEEAMTLLCNLTAKTISEDMWKVLELLYQVFEKEGFDYFTDMMPVLHNYITVDTNAFLSNENHILAMFNMAKAVLNMDAEDESEIYAAKLLEVMVLQCSGKIDNCLPSFVELVLNRLTRKVKTSELRTMLLQVLIAILYSNPHLLFSILDKLQESVPNASITQHFIKQWIHDTDCFMGLHDRKLCVLGICTLLEMGPQRPNLDEILPKLLPSCLVLFDGLKRAYELRAEADEETSSEEDVEEEDEEVLSSDEDDLEEMNNEYLENLARMAVKNSAQQGVNLTAKIEDYDESDDDDDDFEAEETSIECYTTPLDEKDCPIDEYIKFKSTLHAISSSEPALYHALTSGLTETQQKQLNNVFVLADQRKAQQDSKRIEQSGGYMFTVPAQVPTKFKFGS; via the exons ATGGACACTAGGAAGCTGACTGAAATTTTGCGTGGAACCATCGATCCAAATCAGAGGCAGCAGGCAGAAGAACAGCTGTCGCAG ATTCACAAAATCATAGGATTTGCACCATCTCTACTGCAGGTGGTTATGCAAAATGATGTAACCATACCAGTAAGACAGGCTGGTGCTGTTTACCTCAAGAACCTCATTACATCAGGATGGCAAGAGAAGGAAGTAGAAGAGGGCGAGCCCATTCCTTTCAGTATTCACGAACAAGACCGTGCTATGATCAGAGATATCATAGTAGATGCAGTTGTACAGGCACCTGATTTGATAAGAGTGCAGCTGTGTGTTTGCCTCAAGACCATCATCAAACATGATTTCCCAACACGCTGGACACAAGTTGTGGACAAAGTTCACATATACCTGCAAAACCCAGAACCCAACAGTTGGATGGGAGCTCTTCTGTGCCTCTACCAGCTAATCAAGAACTATGAATACCACATTTCTGAGAAGAGAGTGCCATTAATAGAAGCAATGAACTTGTTGCTTCCCATGATGTACAATCTAATTGTGAATCTCCAAGCTGACCCCTCAGTAGAATCTGTACTTATCCAGAAGCAAATATTGAAGTGTTTCTATGGCCTAATAAAG TACATTCTGCCTCTAGACCTCATCACAAATGAGGTATTTACTAAATGGATGGAGGTATTGCGGTCTGTGATGGAACAACCAGTGCCAGAGAGCACCTTGCTTGTTGATGAAGAAGATCGGATGGAGCTCCCATGGTGGAAGTGCAAGAAGTGGGCAGTCCATACCCTCTACAGACTATTTGAAAG ATATGGTAGTCCAGTAAATGCTCGTGAAGAGTATGTGCAGTTTGCTGAGTGGTATCTCACTACATTCACTGGTGGCATCTTGGAGGTGTTGCTGCGCATTCTGGACCAGTACCGCAACAAGGTTTACATCTCTCCAAGAGTACTCCAGCAAACTATCAGCTATATTGAACAATG CGTGACCCACGCCCACTCGTGGAAGCTGCTGAAGCCGCACATACTCGCTATCATCCAAGATGTGCTTTTCCCTCTCATGTCGTACTCTGAGGCTGACGAAGAATTGTGGGAGACAGACCCACATGAATACATACGAATCAAATTCG ACATATTCGAAGACTTTGTGTCGCCAGTCACAGCTGCGCAGACTTTACTTATATCTTGCTGTAAGAAGCGTAAAGACATGTTAGGCCGTACCATGCATTTGTGCATGCAAGTGCTGACCAGCCAGAATGGCGAGTATGGGCCAAGGCAGCGCGACGGCGCCCTCCACATGGTCGGCACACTGAACGACATACTCATCAAGAAGAAGTTCTACAAAGAGGAAATTGACTCCCTTTTGAGTCAGTATGTTTTCCCCGAGTTCCGCAGTCCGCTCGGCTATATGAGGGCTAGAGCCTGTTGGGTGCTTCATAGCTTCGCAGGCGTGCGCTTCAAGAACGAACAGCTCTTAGTGGAAGCTGTGCGCCTGACGGTGACGGCTCTTCTCACCGATACTCAGCTCCCCGTTAAAGTGGAGGCAGCTATTGCCATACAGATGCTTTTAGCGTCGCAAGATAAAGTGCACAAATATTTAGAGCCTGAGGCTAAAGCTGTCGTTACGGAATTACTCAAAGTAATTCGTGAGACTGAAAATGATAATATTGCAAATGTTTTGCAAAAGATTGTACCTTTGTACGTAGAGCAATTGATGCCTATGGCCTTTGAAATTATGGACCATTTGGCAACTACATTCAGCAAAGTCATTGAGACTGACTCTGGAACTGACGAAAAGGCTATCACAGCGATGGGCCTACTCAACACAATGGAAACAGTGTTGAACGCGATGGAAGACAGCCCTGAGATTGTTTCGCAGCTTGAGAAGACTGTGCTGCGTGTCGTTGGCCATATTCTGCACCATAATATTATCG aatattATGAGGAGGCGATGACGCTGTTATGTAACTTGACAGCTAAGACAATCTCTGAAGACATGTGGAAGGTGCTGGAGCTCCTTTACCAGGTGTTTGAGAAGGAAGGCTTTGATTACTTCACTGATATGATGCCTGTACTCCACAACTACATTACTGTGGACACAAATGCTTTCCTGTCCAACGAGAATCATATTCTTGCTATGTTCAACATGGCTAAAGCa GTCTTAAACATGGATGCCGAGGACGAATCGGAGATTTACGCGGCCAAATTACTCGAAGTGATGGTACTTCAATGCTCTGGAAAGATTGATAACTGCCTGCCATCCTTCGTGGAGCTGGTCCTTAACAGGCTCACCAGGAAAGTGAAGACCTCTGAGCTCAGGACCATGCTGCTGCAG GTCCTTATTGCAATCCTGTACAGCAACCCACACCTCCTGTTCTCGATATTAGATAAATTGCAGGAATCTGTGCCAAATGCTTCAATCACACAGCATTTCATCAAGCAATGGATACACGACACCGATTGCTTCATGGg TCTTCACGACAGGAAGCTTTGCGTGCTTGGCATATGTACGCTCCTTGAGATGGGGCCGCAGCGCCCGAACCTTGACGAGATACTGCCCAAGCTCCTCCCATCTTGCTTGGTACTGTTTGACGGGCTAAAACGCGCCTACGAGCTCAGGGCTGAAGCTGACGAGGAGACCTCCTCTGAAGAAGATGTTGAGGAAGAAGACGAAG aaGTCCTGTCAAGCGACGAAGATGACCTTGAGGAAATGAACAATGAGTACCTAGAGAATCTAGCGCGGATGGCTGTGAAAAATAGCGCGCAACAAGGTGTTAACCTGACAGCGAAGATCGAAGACTATGACGAGAGCGATGAT GATGATGACGACTTTGAGGCAGAAGAAACAAGCATTGAATGCTACACAACACCTCTGGATGAGAAGGATTGCCCTATAGATGAGTACATCAAATTCAAGAGCACTCTGCATG cTATATCGAGCTCTGAGCCCGCACTATATCACGCCCTGACAAGCGGGCTGACCGAGACACAGCAAAAGCAGCTCAACAACGTGTTTGTGCTCGCCGACCAGCGCAAGGCGCAGCAGGACAGCAAACGCATTGAACAAAGTGGAG GCTACATGTTTACGGTGCCAGCTCAAGTCCCGACCAAATTCAAATTCGGATCATAA
- the msk gene encoding importin-7 msk isoform X1: MDTRKLTEILRGTIDPNQRQQAEEQLSQIHKIIGFAPSLLQVVMQNDVTIPVRQAGAVYLKNLITSGWQEKEVEEGEPIPFSIHEQDRAMIRDIIVDAVVQAPDLIRVQLCVCLKTIIKHDFPTRWTQVVDKVHIYLQNPEPNSWMGALLCLYQLIKNYEYHISEKRVPLIEAMNLLLPMMYNLIVNLQADPSVESVLIQKQILKCFYGLIKYILPLDLITNEVFTKWMEVLRSVMEQPVPESTLLVDEEDRMELPWWKCKKWAVHTLYRLFERYGSPVNAREEYVQFAEWYLTTFTGGILEVLLRILDQYRNKVYISPRVLQQTISYIEQCVTHAHSWKLLKPHILAIIQDVLFPLMSYSEADEELWETDPHEYIRIKFDIFEDFVSPVTAAQTLLISCCKKRKDMLGRTMHLCMQVLTSQNGEYGPRQRDGALHMVGTLNDILIKKKFYKEEIDSLLSQYVFPEFRSPLGYMRARACWVLHSFAGVRFKNEQLLVEAVRLTVTALLTDTQLPVKVEAAIAIQMLLASQDKVHKYLEPEAKAVVTELLKVIRETENDNIANVLQKIVPLYVEQLMPMAFEIMDHLATTFSKVIETDSGTDEKAITAMGLLNTMETVLNAMEDSPEIVSQLEKTVLRVVGHILHHNIIEYYEEAMTLLCNLTAKTISEDMWKVLELLYQVFEKEGFDYFTDMMPVLHNYITVDTNAFLSNENHILAMFNMAKAVLNMDAEDESEIYAAKLLEVMVLQCSGKIDNCLPSFVELVLNRLTRKVKTSELRTMLLQVLIAILYSNPHLLFSILDKLQESVPNASITQHFIKQWIHDTDCFMGLHDRKLCVLGICTLLEMGPQRPNLDEILPKLLPSCLVLFDGLKRAYELRAEADEETSSEEDVEEEDEEVLSSDEDDLEEMNNEYLENLARMAVKNSAQQGVNLTAKIEDYDESDDRAVRLPHGAPPPSVSVLLHVLSGTGLLKRGYKEAWEWASRLDDDDFEAEETSIECYTTPLDEKDCPIDEYIKFKSTLHAISSSEPALYHALTSGLTETQQKQLNNVFVLADQRKAQQDSKRIEQSGGYMFTVPAQVPTKFKFGS; encoded by the exons ATGGACACTAGGAAGCTGACTGAAATTTTGCGTGGAACCATCGATCCAAATCAGAGGCAGCAGGCAGAAGAACAGCTGTCGCAG ATTCACAAAATCATAGGATTTGCACCATCTCTACTGCAGGTGGTTATGCAAAATGATGTAACCATACCAGTAAGACAGGCTGGTGCTGTTTACCTCAAGAACCTCATTACATCAGGATGGCAAGAGAAGGAAGTAGAAGAGGGCGAGCCCATTCCTTTCAGTATTCACGAACAAGACCGTGCTATGATCAGAGATATCATAGTAGATGCAGTTGTACAGGCACCTGATTTGATAAGAGTGCAGCTGTGTGTTTGCCTCAAGACCATCATCAAACATGATTTCCCAACACGCTGGACACAAGTTGTGGACAAAGTTCACATATACCTGCAAAACCCAGAACCCAACAGTTGGATGGGAGCTCTTCTGTGCCTCTACCAGCTAATCAAGAACTATGAATACCACATTTCTGAGAAGAGAGTGCCATTAATAGAAGCAATGAACTTGTTGCTTCCCATGATGTACAATCTAATTGTGAATCTCCAAGCTGACCCCTCAGTAGAATCTGTACTTATCCAGAAGCAAATATTGAAGTGTTTCTATGGCCTAATAAAG TACATTCTGCCTCTAGACCTCATCACAAATGAGGTATTTACTAAATGGATGGAGGTATTGCGGTCTGTGATGGAACAACCAGTGCCAGAGAGCACCTTGCTTGTTGATGAAGAAGATCGGATGGAGCTCCCATGGTGGAAGTGCAAGAAGTGGGCAGTCCATACCCTCTACAGACTATTTGAAAG ATATGGTAGTCCAGTAAATGCTCGTGAAGAGTATGTGCAGTTTGCTGAGTGGTATCTCACTACATTCACTGGTGGCATCTTGGAGGTGTTGCTGCGCATTCTGGACCAGTACCGCAACAAGGTTTACATCTCTCCAAGAGTACTCCAGCAAACTATCAGCTATATTGAACAATG CGTGACCCACGCCCACTCGTGGAAGCTGCTGAAGCCGCACATACTCGCTATCATCCAAGATGTGCTTTTCCCTCTCATGTCGTACTCTGAGGCTGACGAAGAATTGTGGGAGACAGACCCACATGAATACATACGAATCAAATTCG ACATATTCGAAGACTTTGTGTCGCCAGTCACAGCTGCGCAGACTTTACTTATATCTTGCTGTAAGAAGCGTAAAGACATGTTAGGCCGTACCATGCATTTGTGCATGCAAGTGCTGACCAGCCAGAATGGCGAGTATGGGCCAAGGCAGCGCGACGGCGCCCTCCACATGGTCGGCACACTGAACGACATACTCATCAAGAAGAAGTTCTACAAAGAGGAAATTGACTCCCTTTTGAGTCAGTATGTTTTCCCCGAGTTCCGCAGTCCGCTCGGCTATATGAGGGCTAGAGCCTGTTGGGTGCTTCATAGCTTCGCAGGCGTGCGCTTCAAGAACGAACAGCTCTTAGTGGAAGCTGTGCGCCTGACGGTGACGGCTCTTCTCACCGATACTCAGCTCCCCGTTAAAGTGGAGGCAGCTATTGCCATACAGATGCTTTTAGCGTCGCAAGATAAAGTGCACAAATATTTAGAGCCTGAGGCTAAAGCTGTCGTTACGGAATTACTCAAAGTAATTCGTGAGACTGAAAATGATAATATTGCAAATGTTTTGCAAAAGATTGTACCTTTGTACGTAGAGCAATTGATGCCTATGGCCTTTGAAATTATGGACCATTTGGCAACTACATTCAGCAAAGTCATTGAGACTGACTCTGGAACTGACGAAAAGGCTATCACAGCGATGGGCCTACTCAACACAATGGAAACAGTGTTGAACGCGATGGAAGACAGCCCTGAGATTGTTTCGCAGCTTGAGAAGACTGTGCTGCGTGTCGTTGGCCATATTCTGCACCATAATATTATCG aatattATGAGGAGGCGATGACGCTGTTATGTAACTTGACAGCTAAGACAATCTCTGAAGACATGTGGAAGGTGCTGGAGCTCCTTTACCAGGTGTTTGAGAAGGAAGGCTTTGATTACTTCACTGATATGATGCCTGTACTCCACAACTACATTACTGTGGACACAAATGCTTTCCTGTCCAACGAGAATCATATTCTTGCTATGTTCAACATGGCTAAAGCa GTCTTAAACATGGATGCCGAGGACGAATCGGAGATTTACGCGGCCAAATTACTCGAAGTGATGGTACTTCAATGCTCTGGAAAGATTGATAACTGCCTGCCATCCTTCGTGGAGCTGGTCCTTAACAGGCTCACCAGGAAAGTGAAGACCTCTGAGCTCAGGACCATGCTGCTGCAG GTCCTTATTGCAATCCTGTACAGCAACCCACACCTCCTGTTCTCGATATTAGATAAATTGCAGGAATCTGTGCCAAATGCTTCAATCACACAGCATTTCATCAAGCAATGGATACACGACACCGATTGCTTCATGGg TCTTCACGACAGGAAGCTTTGCGTGCTTGGCATATGTACGCTCCTTGAGATGGGGCCGCAGCGCCCGAACCTTGACGAGATACTGCCCAAGCTCCTCCCATCTTGCTTGGTACTGTTTGACGGGCTAAAACGCGCCTACGAGCTCAGGGCTGAAGCTGACGAGGAGACCTCCTCTGAAGAAGATGTTGAGGAAGAAGACGAAG aaGTCCTGTCAAGCGACGAAGATGACCTTGAGGAAATGAACAATGAGTACCTAGAGAATCTAGCGCGGATGGCTGTGAAAAATAGCGCGCAACAAGGTGTTAACCTGACAGCGAAGATCGAAGACTATGACGAGAGCGATGAT CGAGCGGTGCGACTTCCGCACGGCGCACCCCCACCTTCTGTGAGTGTTCTCTTACATGTTTTGTCTGGTACCGGCCTTTTGAAGAGAGGTTATAAAGAGGCATGGGAATGGGCTTCGCGTCTT GATGATGACGACTTTGAGGCAGAAGAAACAAGCATTGAATGCTACACAACACCTCTGGATGAGAAGGATTGCCCTATAGATGAGTACATCAAATTCAAGAGCACTCTGCATG cTATATCGAGCTCTGAGCCCGCACTATATCACGCCCTGACAAGCGGGCTGACCGAGACACAGCAAAAGCAGCTCAACAACGTGTTTGTGCTCGCCGACCAGCGCAAGGCGCAGCAGGACAGCAAACGCATTGAACAAAGTGGAG GCTACATGTTTACGGTGCCAGCTCAAGTCCCGACCAAATTCAAATTCGGATCATAA